A portion of the Pedobacter cryoconitis genome contains these proteins:
- a CDS encoding reverse transcriptase/maturase family protein produces MRDPVQVLNALCEHSKDSGYRYQRLYRILFNEEMFFIAYQRKYANQGNMTPGTDGRTVDRMSIHRIQKLVASLRDESYQPHPARRVYIPKKNGTKRPLGIPSFEDKLVQEVVHMILKAIYEGQFEDTSHGFRPNRSCHTALRDIKVTFKGTRWFIEGDIKGFFDNINHNVMIDILRERISDDRFLRLIRKFLNAGYMENWTYNNTYSGTPQGGIISPILANIYLDKFDKYVKQYAESFNKGKSRRLTTEYQRNRNQRNALRWKLEAETDENRKAELKLKMAEMRTEMLDIPATRDMDDTFKRLKYIRYADDFLIGVIGSKGECEKIKADITTFMSEKLKLEMSEEKTLITSAQEPAKFLGYEITARRSMDHTRTRCGLQRRPWSGTIVLNLSYETVLKRLQSYNAVLITQVDRKQTLKPSSRKYMVNRQDADIMAQYNLELRGFYNYYSIADNIGYRGWKFNYFMKYSMLKTLGRKHKRTVGQILEKYRDGTDVVIPYRDNKGNAKQRVWYNGGFRCKRFKDIYEDNYYDKAPNTMYLPAPTLVERLRERKCELCGVMGDLVMHHVRNINQLKADTKWNAVMIKRHRKTLAVCQGCDALIHKSYDK; encoded by the coding sequence ATGAGAGATCCAGTGCAAGTATTAAACGCTTTATGCGAACATAGCAAAGATTCGGGCTACCGTTACCAAAGGCTCTACCGAATTCTGTTTAATGAGGAAATGTTTTTCATCGCCTATCAGCGTAAATATGCCAATCAAGGTAATATGACGCCGGGCACCGACGGCAGAACCGTCGACAGAATGAGCATTCACCGCATTCAGAAACTTGTGGCAAGTCTGAGAGACGAATCGTATCAGCCTCATCCTGCCCGCCGGGTGTATATACCCAAGAAGAATGGAACGAAACGCCCGTTGGGTATTCCCTCTTTTGAGGATAAACTCGTGCAGGAAGTGGTACATATGATTCTGAAAGCCATCTATGAGGGGCAATTTGAAGACACCTCACATGGCTTCCGTCCCAACAGAAGCTGCCACACGGCATTAAGGGACATTAAGGTTACATTCAAGGGAACACGATGGTTTATTGAGGGCGATATCAAAGGTTTCTTTGATAATATCAACCATAATGTAATGATCGATATCCTCAGAGAACGTATCTCTGATGATCGTTTCCTGCGTTTAATCCGTAAGTTCCTGAATGCTGGCTATATGGAGAACTGGACATACAACAATACCTACTCAGGAACACCGCAAGGCGGAATCATTAGTCCTATCCTGGCTAACATCTACCTTGACAAGTTCGATAAGTATGTAAAACAGTATGCAGAAAGTTTCAATAAAGGCAAATCACGTAGACTAACCACTGAGTATCAGCGTAACCGGAATCAGAGAAATGCATTACGATGGAAACTGGAAGCGGAAACGGATGAAAACCGCAAAGCTGAACTGAAATTGAAAATGGCCGAAATGCGTACGGAAATGCTGGATATTCCAGCAACAAGGGACATGGATGACACGTTCAAAAGATTGAAGTACATAAGGTATGCTGATGACTTCCTCATCGGAGTAATCGGCAGCAAGGGAGAATGTGAAAAAATCAAAGCTGATATTACCACTTTCATGAGTGAAAAACTCAAATTGGAAATGTCTGAAGAGAAGACTTTGATTACCAGCGCACAAGAACCCGCAAAATTCCTTGGATACGAAATCACTGCACGCCGGTCCATGGACCACACGCGTACACGATGTGGACTACAGCGCCGTCCGTGGTCAGGAACAATTGTCTTAAATTTATCTTACGAAACCGTACTTAAGCGACTTCAGTCCTATAACGCTGTGCTTATCACACAAGTAGACAGGAAACAAACGCTTAAGCCATCGTCTCGCAAGTATATGGTGAATAGGCAAGATGCAGATATCATGGCGCAATACAATCTTGAATTGCGGGGATTCTACAACTACTATTCCATCGCAGACAACATCGGCTATCGGGGATGGAAGTTCAATTACTTCATGAAATATAGCATGCTCAAAACGCTCGGCCGTAAGCACAAAAGAACTGTCGGACAAATACTTGAGAAGTATAGAGACGGGACGGATGTGGTCATCCCCTATAGGGATAATAAAGGCAACGCGAAACAAAGAGTGTGGTATAATGGGGGATTCAGATGTAAACGCTTCAAAGACATCTACGAGGATAATTATTACGACAAGGCTCCCAATACCATGTATCTTCCTGCCCCCACACTTGTGGAAAGGCTCAGAGAGAGAAAGTGTGAACTTTGCGGTGTAATGGGAGACCTCGTGATGCATCACGTACGTAACATTAATCAGCTTAAAGCTGATACCAAATGGAATGCAGTGATGATCAAACGCCATCGTAAAACACTCGCAGTCTGTCAAGGCTGTGATGCATTAATCCATAAAAGCTATGATAAGTAA
- a CDS encoding HEPN domain-containing protein has product MEMYPLFPTDEHSFYFKIFVKSLIQKFLPQQIFCFAKKSLLKQSHGCFIDSGNDYDSHYCLLIVMETTTRIDHEIQEFANVHYKHGVIIILCHGKETILEAMKANNRFFITVFNTGHLVYSHDGMTGPDFPVRFIPTQAGIKAKKQLQHRTPLIEGFLTGAYQCLINGQYNICTFMLHQTIEQCCIVLIRVHIAYRSEIHNLKRLLNLCKCFSSKPFKTLLSGTSEDERLFEILIKSYSEARYGDHFSVESEDAQHLYDRITDFVSLVKAMCKEKIQKLENEAALYKRVMQESEVING; this is encoded by the coding sequence ATGGAAATGTACCCCTTGTTCCCAACAGATGAACATTCTTTTTATTTTAAGATATTCGTCAAATCACTAATTCAAAAATTCTTACCTCAACAAATTTTCTGCTTTGCAAAAAAGAGTTTATTAAAGCAATCACATGGCTGTTTTATCGATTCTGGAAATGACTATGATAGTCATTACTGCTTATTGATCGTAATGGAAACTACTACACGAATTGATCACGAGATACAGGAATTTGCTAATGTTCATTACAAGCATGGTGTAATTATTATTCTTTGCCACGGAAAAGAAACTATCCTGGAAGCCATGAAGGCCAATAACAGGTTCTTCATTACGGTTTTTAATACAGGACATTTAGTATACAGCCATGACGGTATGACCGGGCCAGATTTCCCGGTCAGGTTTATCCCTACACAAGCCGGGATAAAAGCTAAAAAACAGCTACAGCATCGAACGCCATTAATTGAGGGTTTTCTTACTGGCGCATATCAATGTTTGATCAATGGGCAATATAATATATGCACTTTCATGCTTCACCAGACTATAGAACAATGTTGTATTGTGCTGATTAGAGTGCATATAGCATACCGTTCAGAGATTCATAATTTAAAACGTCTTTTAAACCTCTGTAAATGCTTTTCCAGCAAACCTTTTAAAACATTACTATCAGGAACCTCTGAGGATGAAAGACTATTTGAAATTTTGATTAAAAGCTATTCGGAAGCACGTTATGGGGATCATTTCTCAGTTGAATCTGAGGATGCACAGCACTTATATGATAGGATTACAGATTTTGTAAGTCTTGTCAAAGCGATGTGTAAAGAGAAAATTCAGAAACTGGAAAACGAGGCCGCTTTATACAAAAGAGTAATGCAGGAAAGTGAGGTTATAAATGGATAA
- a CDS encoding helix-turn-helix domain-containing protein, translated as MEKTLTDVEQFVVDFVLKIRTEKKLTQEDLGFILGVDRSFINKIENLEHNAKYNLNHINRLADHWGISPQEFLPKKAFPVSQNEESQK; from the coding sequence ATGGAAAAGACTTTAACGGATGTAGAACAGTTTGTCGTGGATTTTGTATTAAAAATTAGGACTGAGAAAAAACTTACCCAAGAGGATTTAGGCTTTATACTTGGGGTAGACCGTAGCTTCATTAATAAAATCGAGAATCTTGAGCATAATGCAAAATATAATCTAAATCATATCAATAGACTTGCAGATCACTGGGGTATTTCACCGCAAGAATTTTTACCTAAAAAGGCTTTTCCTGTTTCACAAAATGAGGAGTCTCAGAAATAG
- the tssD gene encoding type VI secretion system tube protein TssD, producing MSSFKSILSLSSVHEASTPINSKTYNLMHSEFSLNQSTQQDGKAVGLVAGGTIILHLDHFVDQNLTKWAFGHRERKNGLLSYLDITGIAFNKIAFKDACCVACYLSYSKFGDNNIVTTLVIQANEIELNGVVHKNEWK from the coding sequence ATGTCTTCCTTTAAATCGATTTTAAGTCTTAGTAGTGTACATGAGGCATCAACACCGATAAATTCCAAAACGTATAATCTAATGCACAGTGAGTTTAGCTTGAATCAATCCACTCAACAGGATGGGAAAGCAGTAGGCTTAGTGGCAGGTGGGACAATTATTCTCCATTTAGATCACTTTGTAGATCAAAACCTAACAAAATGGGCTTTTGGTCACCGTGAGCGAAAAAACGGTCTATTATCATATCTGGATATTACAGGAATTGCATTTAACAAAATTGCATTTAAAGATGCTTGTTGTGTTGCGTGTTATTTGAGTTACTCTAAGTTCGGGGATAACAATATAGTTACCACATTAGTGATTCAGGCTAACGAAATAGAGTTAAATGGAGTTGTTCACAAGAATGAATGGAAATAG
- a CDS encoding helix-turn-helix domain-containing protein: protein MTAIELITKEDLKTFRTELLNDIKGLLKPGMGEQKQWLKSYEVRKLLNISPGTLQTLRINGILRFSKIGGMLYYKLEDIHRLLEEGS, encoded by the coding sequence ATGACAGCGATTGAATTGATTACAAAAGAAGACTTAAAAACATTTAGAACAGAATTGCTAAATGATATTAAGGGGTTACTAAAACCGGGAATGGGTGAACAAAAGCAATGGCTGAAAAGCTACGAGGTTAGAAAGTTGCTGAACATTTCGCCAGGCACCTTACAAACATTACGGATTAACGGGATTTTGCGTTTTAGTAAAATTGGCGGCATGCTGTATTATAAATTGGAAGACATCCACCGCTTATTGGAAGAAGGGAGCTAG
- a CDS encoding relaxase/mobilization nuclease domain-containing protein, producing MMGKIPKAGKSFKGCVEYCVLKNDAEILDANGVRIDQVAHITSDFNMQRKMRPSLGQAVGHIALNWSPEDAPKLTDELMVNIAKEYLQKMNITDTQVLMIRHHDTKHPHLHLIYNRVDNQGKPISDAYQRWKNVKASKALTLKYSFHMGEGKAKVNRPQLKGADKVKYELRDKIKAILPKVISMDELQKQLGKQGIGMMYKYKSGTAEVQGVSFTKGKYQFKGSEIDRSLSYGKMIKVIADRMQAQQGQSQKEKKEQPKSLADHLREVIESTYLKSEPETHYLWEQPEINYLQSESQVNYMNKILPDPFLPEIHISDDVDDEAIHGRNRQRKGQAHTNRR from the coding sequence ATGATGGGAAAGATACCTAAAGCGGGCAAAAGTTTTAAAGGTTGCGTAGAGTATTGCGTGCTGAAAAACGATGCGGAAATTCTGGATGCTAATGGCGTACGAATTGATCAGGTCGCTCACATTACCAGCGATTTTAACATGCAGCGGAAAATGCGCCCAAGTCTGGGGCAGGCAGTTGGACATATTGCGTTGAACTGGAGTCCGGAGGATGCACCAAAGTTGACCGATGAATTGATGGTCAATATCGCCAAAGAATACTTGCAGAAGATGAATATCACCGATACACAGGTGCTGATGATCAGGCATCACGATACCAAACATCCACACCTGCATCTTATTTACAACCGTGTTGATAATCAGGGAAAGCCGATTAGTGATGCCTATCAGCGGTGGAAAAATGTAAAAGCCAGCAAAGCACTCACCTTAAAATATAGTTTCCATATGGGTGAAGGAAAGGCAAAGGTCAACCGTCCGCAGCTTAAAGGAGCCGATAAGGTGAAATATGAACTCCGCGATAAGATTAAAGCCATATTGCCAAAAGTCATCAGCATGGACGAACTCCAAAAGCAGTTGGGTAAACAAGGAATTGGGATGATGTATAAATACAAGAGTGGAACCGCAGAGGTGCAGGGAGTTAGTTTTACTAAAGGTAAATACCAATTCAAAGGATCGGAAATCGACCGCAGTTTGAGCTATGGAAAAATGATTAAGGTTATAGCAGACCGTATGCAGGCACAGCAAGGGCAATCGCAAAAGGAAAAAAAAGAGCAGCCGAAAAGCCTTGCCGATCATTTAAGAGAAGTGATAGAATCAACTTACCTAAAGTCCGAACCCGAAACTCACTACCTGTGGGAACAACCGGAAATCAATTACTTGCAGTCAGAATCACAGGTCAATTACATGAACAAAATATTACCTGATCCATTCTTACCGGAAATTCATATTTCGGATGACGTAGACGATGAAGCCATACATGGCCGTAATAGGCAGCGTAAGGGGCAAGCCCACACAAATAGGCGGTAA
- a CDS encoding plasmid mobilization protein, producing the protein MTSTISKSGQNDQLDKPKKSAKGRGGAPKKRIRREVHVKVRLKTTERFLIESKARQAGMRISDWVREATLKAKVVSRLTAEDRRVLHMLAGMANNLNQLTKLAHTSGMLSIAIRCSSLLEEIDQALKYLNSDDGKDT; encoded by the coding sequence ATGACCAGTACTATATCAAAGAGCGGTCAAAATGACCAGCTCGATAAGCCAAAGAAAAGTGCCAAAGGCAGGGGAGGGGCACCGAAGAAGAGAATCAGGCGTGAAGTGCATGTTAAGGTACGGCTTAAGACTACAGAACGTTTCCTGATTGAATCCAAAGCGAGGCAAGCAGGTATGCGGATAAGCGACTGGGTTAGGGAAGCCACCCTGAAAGCAAAAGTAGTATCACGGTTGACAGCCGAAGATAGGCGAGTTTTACACATGCTGGCGGGCATGGCAAATAATCTGAACCAATTGACTAAACTGGCACACACCAGTGGTATGCTGTCCATTGCAATCAGGTGCAGTTCATTACTGGAAGAAATAGATCAGGCACTTAAATATTTGAATAGCGATGATGGGAAAGATACCTAA
- the tssD gene encoding type VI secretion system tube protein TssD has translation MNVKAILSVGIEKYELVHLDFSVEQAVDDKMQPQHEVYGGFFEMEIAQQINALTYKWMVNNFEQRDGKIDFKDEGGQTMHTIHFTKGYCVNYRQQVSATGNQSLTTWLTISAGKVMFNNIELDNNWVKN, from the coding sequence ATGAACGTTAAAGCAATCTTATCAGTTGGAATTGAAAAATACGAGTTAGTGCATCTTGATTTTTCTGTCGAACAGGCAGTTGACGATAAAATGCAACCTCAACACGAGGTTTATGGTGGTTTCTTTGAAATGGAAATCGCTCAACAAATAAATGCCTTAACTTATAAATGGATGGTTAACAATTTTGAACAGCGCGATGGTAAAATTGATTTCAAAGATGAAGGCGGACAAACTATGCACACAATCCATTTTACGAAAGGTTATTGTGTGAATTACCGTCAGCAGGTTAGTGCGACAGGGAATCAAAGTTTAACTACTTGGTTAACTATCTCGGCTGGTAAAGTCATGTTTAACAATATTGAACTGGATAATAATTGGGTAAAGAATTAG